The proteins below are encoded in one region of Clostridium estertheticum:
- a CDS encoding zinc-ribbon domain-containing protein, with protein sequence MTDKTIVCKDCSQEFVFTEGEQEFYKEKGFENEPQRCPDCRRAKKQQNNRGFQR encoded by the coding sequence ATGACAGATAAGACTATTGTATGTAAAGATTGTTCACAAGAATTCGTATTCACTGAGGGTGAACAGGAATTTTATAAAGAAAAAGGATTCGAAAATGAACCACAAAGATGTCCTGATTGTAGAAGAGCTAAAAAACAACAGAACAACAGAGGATTTCAAAGATAA